Proteins from one Lacrimispora sphenoides genomic window:
- a CDS encoding glycyl-radical enzyme activating protein encodes MEERTVKGTVFDIRRFSTHDGGGIRTTVFLKGCPLSCVWCHNPEGISRSVRPLYFPNKCIGCQICCRLSVNGGIFMTEKGIRLDITKTEDWDRIIKECPSGAILWDSTRLTVEEVVEEILKDAPFYKYGGGVTLSGGEPLLQPEFVLSFLKEMKKRNIHTAIETALHVPTETLEAVLPWLDLIYADFKIFEPEAHKKNIGVTNERIKKHIRLLLESENRDHVTIRTPMIPGLTTEEDNIAGISQFISEVYNEVSYEILNYNPLGEAKYHLVDKTYCFLDNPVPYSRQDMERFAEIARSNGVKHIILES; translated from the coding sequence ATGGAGGAGAGGACGGTAAAAGGAACTGTCTTTGATATCCGTCGTTTTTCCACCCATGACGGCGGGGGAATCCGTACAACCGTATTCTTAAAGGGTTGTCCCCTATCCTGCGTATGGTGTCATAATCCGGAAGGGATCAGCAGGTCTGTAAGGCCATTGTACTTCCCGAACAAATGCATTGGATGCCAGATCTGTTGCCGTCTTTCTGTAAACGGCGGTATTTTCATGACAGAAAAGGGAATCAGGCTTGATATCACAAAAACGGAGGACTGGGACCGAATCATAAAGGAATGCCCTTCTGGGGCAATCCTATGGGACAGCACCAGGCTGACCGTGGAAGAAGTTGTGGAAGAGATACTTAAGGATGCCCCTTTTTATAAATACGGCGGTGGTGTTACCCTCTCAGGGGGAGAGCCTCTGCTCCAGCCGGAGTTTGTCCTTTCCTTTTTAAAGGAGATGAAGAAAAGGAACATCCATACGGCGATTGAGACGGCTCTCCATGTGCCAACAGAAACACTGGAGGCTGTACTTCCATGGCTGGATCTGATTTATGCGGATTTTAAGATTTTTGAACCGGAAGCCCATAAAAAAAATATCGGTGTGACCAATGAGCGGATCAAAAAACACATACGTCTTTTGCTGGAATCTGAGAATAGAGACCATGTTACCATTCGTACCCCAATGATTCCGGGGCTTACCACTGAGGAAGATAACATTGCAGGAATCAGCCAGTTTATTTCAGAGGTTTACAATGAAGTGTCATATGAAATACTGAATTACAACCCCCTGGGGGAAGCTAAGTACCATTTGGTAGACAAAACCTATTGTTTTTTAGATAACCCAGTACCCTACTCCCGTCAGGACATGGAGCGGTTTGCTGAAATCGCCAGATCTAACGGGGTAAAACATATCATCTTAGAATCATGA
- a CDS encoding serine hydrolase domain-containing protein: MIRAWNDKNEMVLDEMAEQLVQDQVICGASWGFVSDQGIRLKYAGKQGAVVPYCDQMVEAGMYYDIASLTKVIGTTTRVLQLVEKGVISLSTPVKEILGRFSYEDVTVEHLLLHSSGLPAEIRDKESWSRVNLLEYLYTTPREREAGEGFLYSDVGFILLGKIIEELDKTTLEETFREHIFRPLGMTETSYLVQGSRERCIPTECTEQRGCICGEVHDSKAHLLGQCGSAGLFSTLEDVAKFVKAYLEHSRHLFGEEMFEKLCSTIKFERTLGWSKEYGRDTLYHTGFTGTSVLMDLKGRKGFVLLTNRIHPSRNNEEFLRMRKKMNGIYIRKISD; this comes from the coding sequence ATGATTAGAGCCTGGAATGATAAAAATGAGATGGTTTTGGATGAAATGGCAGAGCAGCTTGTTCAGGATCAGGTGATCTGTGGAGCCAGTTGGGGCTTTGTCAGTGATCAGGGGATCCGCTTAAAGTACGCCGGAAAGCAGGGTGCGGTGGTTCCCTATTGTGACCAGATGGTGGAAGCAGGTATGTATTATGACATTGCTTCACTGACTAAGGTGATTGGGACTACCACCCGGGTTCTTCAGCTGGTGGAAAAAGGGGTAATAAGCCTTTCTACTCCGGTAAAAGAGATCCTGGGTCGGTTTTCCTATGAGGATGTCACGGTAGAACACCTGCTGCTTCATTCAAGCGGGCTTCCTGCCGAGATCCGAGACAAAGAAAGCTGGAGCCGGGTAAATCTATTGGAATATCTCTATACCACACCAAGGGAAAGAGAAGCCGGAGAAGGCTTCCTGTATTCGGATGTGGGCTTTATCCTACTGGGAAAGATCATAGAAGAGCTGGACAAAACAACTCTTGAGGAGACCTTCCGGGAGCATATTTTCCGCCCTCTTGGAATGACGGAAACCTCCTATTTGGTTCAGGGCAGCAGGGAGCGCTGCATCCCGACAGAATGCACGGAGCAAAGAGGCTGTATCTGTGGAGAAGTCCATGACTCGAAGGCTCATCTGCTGGGGCAATGTGGCAGTGCCGGTTTGTTTTCTACATTGGAAGATGTGGCGAAATTTGTTAAGGCTTATCTGGAACATTCCCGGCATTTGTTCGGAGAAGAGATGTTTGAAAAACTTTGCAGTACTATAAAGTTTGAACGTACTTTGGGCTGGAGCAAGGAGTATGGAAGGGATACGCTTTACCATACCGGCTTTACAGGAACTTCTGTTTTGATGGATTTGAAGGGCAGAAAAGGTTTTGTTCTGCTGACGAACAGGATCCATCCCAGTCGGAACAATGAGGAATTTCTGAGGATGAGAAAGAAAATGAATGGAATTTATATCCGAAAAATTTCCGATTAA
- a CDS encoding GNAT family N-acetyltransferase → MVNENTPVIETQRLILRKFTPEDVNDFFEIMSDKEVNVFLPWFPLKTAEEAMTFLTDRYFAYDSKPSAYRYAICLKEDNKPIGYVCLSESENHDFGYGLKKEFWHRGIVTEAAKAVMEKIKDAGYPYITATHDVNNSRSGEVMKKLGMVYKYSYVEQWQPKDIPVTFRMYQLNFDGNDDRTYMEYWDKYMDHFVEQKI, encoded by the coding sequence ATGGTTAATGAAAACACACCGGTTATAGAAACACAAAGGTTAATTTTACGAAAATTTACACCAGAAGATGTAAATGATTTTTTTGAAATTATGAGTGATAAGGAAGTGAATGTTTTTCTTCCTTGGTTTCCGCTAAAGACTGCTGAGGAGGCAATGACATTCTTAACAGATAGATACTTCGCATATGATAGCAAGCCTAGCGCTTATCGGTACGCGATCTGCCTGAAAGAAGATAACAAACCGATTGGATACGTTTGTTTGAGTGAAAGCGAAAACCACGATTTTGGTTACGGGTTAAAAAAGGAATTCTGGCATAGAGGAATCGTCACAGAAGCAGCAAAAGCGGTTATGGAAAAAATCAAAGATGCAGGATATCCTTATATTACAGCCACACATGATGTGAATAATTCTCGAAGCGGCGAAGTAATGAAAAAGCTTGGCATGGTCTACAAATACTCATACGTGGAACAGTGGCAGCCAAAAGATATTCCTGTAACATTTCGAATGTATCAGCTTAATTTTGATGGAAATGATGATAGAACGTATATGGAGTATTGGGATAAGTATATGGATCATTTTGTGGAACAAAAAATATAA
- a CDS encoding MurR/RpiR family transcriptional regulator — MESVRLKIREQYNEMSKAEKKLSDFVLSDTKNCLGMTAVDIAGKSGVSSASVIRYVQKLGFDGLEGFKLALAATDAQNDKEDMVDPIISKEDDLDTLCRKMDALVGAAFQDFFYQLNKDALKKAINKIKKARRIYLVGIGSSSLPAYDLFHKLKRADLNANFYQDINMMVEFFNYIDKRDVVIAFSYSGQSQEVLYACGIAEKQGASIIAVTRRRDSPLQDLADICLHVPDNEKVMRIGAFTSLHTSIMMADLLYMGVIQDNLEHYEVELIKTRKMVAGLKIKK; from the coding sequence ATGGAATCAGTACGGTTAAAGATAAGAGAACAATACAATGAAATGAGTAAGGCAGAGAAGAAACTCTCAGATTTTGTATTGTCAGATACCAAAAACTGTCTTGGGATGACGGCAGTGGATATTGCAGGAAAAAGCGGGGTATCCTCCGCCTCTGTGATCCGTTATGTTCAAAAACTAGGTTTTGATGGGTTGGAAGGTTTTAAGCTGGCACTTGCTGCAACTGATGCCCAAAATGATAAGGAAGATATGGTAGACCCCATTATTTCCAAAGAAGATGATTTAGATACGCTGTGCCGGAAAATGGATGCCCTGGTGGGTGCGGCATTTCAGGATTTTTTCTATCAGCTGAATAAAGATGCATTAAAAAAAGCTATCAACAAAATTAAGAAAGCCCGACGCATTTATCTGGTGGGGATCGGAAGTTCCTCGTTGCCTGCTTATGATCTGTTCCATAAACTGAAGCGGGCCGACCTCAATGCAAATTTTTACCAGGACATCAATATGATGGTGGAGTTTTTCAACTACATTGATAAACGGGATGTGGTGATCGCATTTTCCTACAGCGGGCAGTCCCAGGAAGTCCTTTATGCCTGCGGGATTGCAGAAAAACAGGGAGCATCGATCATAGCGGTCACCCGCAGAAGAGATTCTCCCCTTCAGGATCTTGCAGATATATGCCTCCATGTGCCGGACAACGAAAAGGTCATGAGGATCGGTGCATTTACCTCTCTTCATACCTCCATCATGATGGCGGATCTTCTGTATATGGGAGTGATCCAGGATAATTTAGAGCATTATGAGGTGGAGCTGATCAAAACCAGAAAGATGGTAGCAGGGCTGAAAATAAAAAAATAG
- a CDS encoding Gfo/Idh/MocA family protein, with product MKINYGIISTAAIGKRFIGAVRANGGTVTAAASRSLERARAFCQENNIEKAYGSYEELYQDPEITAVYITTINREHFHEMKQALNYGKHVLCEKPFTLSKTQAKEIFQLAKEKGLFVMEMQKSLFLPVTDLIKRYIDSGMLGKLHQVNMSASFQSPKASWMHEMDQGGVVYGSASYTFEYLDYLLEPAEVVVQALGTRGKTGVQDSVSLNIKMDDVLISSRISMRGQAESFAVFYFEKGFIKANEYWKADRCEIHTGQSVELIEKTVDFEMKYEVVHAEACIRQGLTESPVMTAERTLHCCGLVDQIVESLNS from the coding sequence ATGAAAATAAATTATGGAATTATTTCAACGGCTGCAATTGGCAAACGGTTTATCGGTGCAGTGAGAGCCAATGGAGGAACGGTGACTGCGGCAGCTTCAAGGTCACTTGAAAGGGCCAGGGCGTTCTGTCAGGAAAACAATATCGAAAAGGCTTATGGATCTTATGAAGAACTTTATCAGGACCCAGAGATTACGGCTGTTTATATTACAACAATAAACCGAGAGCATTTTCATGAAATGAAGCAAGCTTTGAATTACGGAAAGCACGTATTATGTGAGAAACCATTTACGCTGTCAAAAACGCAGGCAAAAGAAATCTTTCAGCTTGCTAAGGAAAAAGGACTGTTTGTGATGGAGATGCAGAAGAGCCTTTTTCTTCCTGTCACAGATTTGATTAAAAGATATATTGATTCAGGAATGTTAGGAAAACTCCATCAAGTGAATATGAGTGCCTCCTTTCAAAGCCCAAAGGCTTCATGGATGCATGAAATGGATCAGGGGGGAGTTGTTTATGGAAGTGCTTCCTATACCTTTGAATATCTTGATTATCTGCTGGAGCCTGCCGAAGTAGTCGTGCAGGCACTGGGGACCAGAGGGAAAACAGGGGTCCAGGACTCTGTCAGCCTTAATATAAAAATGGATGATGTTCTCATCAGCAGCAGAATTTCCATGCGGGGACAGGCAGAAAGTTTTGCTGTTTTTTATTTTGAAAAGGGATTTATAAAGGCCAACGAATACTGGAAGGCGGACCGCTGCGAAATACATACCGGCCAGAGCGTTGAGCTGATTGAGAAAACGGTAGATTTTGAAATGAAATATGAGGTGGTACATGCGGAAGCATGCATCAGACAGGGGCTGACGGAGAGCCCGGTTATGACTGCTGAAAGAACACTTCACTGCTGCGGGCTTGTGGATCAGATCGTGGAATCGTTAAACTCATAA
- a CDS encoding PTS system mannose/fructose/N-acetylgalactosamine-transporter subunit IIB: MAIVHARVDERLIHGQVAMVWTNTVGASRIIVVNDEAVKDELIIAGLKMAKPAGVKLSILSLKRAAEKFAEKAYEEDKVFLITKNVTDMATLIRSDVPIKAFNVGNVAKREGSRPIKKSVNLTEDDEKDIREMIQLGVSVTAQMLPNESDQSILNML; encoded by the coding sequence ATGGCAATTGTGCATGCGAGAGTAGATGAGAGACTGATCCACGGTCAGGTGGCTATGGTTTGGACAAATACCGTAGGAGCGTCTCGGATCATTGTGGTTAACGATGAAGCAGTAAAGGATGAACTAATCATTGCAGGCCTTAAGATGGCAAAACCGGCAGGAGTAAAGCTTTCCATCCTGTCTTTAAAACGGGCTGCTGAAAAATTTGCAGAAAAGGCCTACGAAGAGGATAAGGTATTTCTTATAACAAAGAATGTGACGGATATGGCAACGCTGATTCGTTCTGATGTTCCGATCAAAGCTTTTAACGTGGGAAATGTGGCGAAAAGAGAAGGCAGCAGACCCATTAAAAAGTCAGTGAATTTGACGGAAGACGATGAAAAGGATATCCGGGAAATGATACAGCTGGGAGTGAGTGTAACGGCTCAGATGCTGCCCAATGAGTCGGACCAGTCGATATTAAACATGCTGTAA
- a CDS encoding glycyl radical protein has translation MENLIMTDRISILMKKMLAEPRYASIEQAKIITDTYKANEEKPRIIQRALSLTAALKQMEIHAEPEELIVGNRTAGVRYGVVFPESGSTWVDREFETLPTRPQDRFGVRQEDITYFREKITPYWRGKSLEDVLRERYGKEIDHIAKVVKINQKDHAQGHICPNCKEWLHKGPAGIKQDADDRLRIAGRQQREFFESVSIVMSGSIHFMQRYQKLLLDMAQGEEDTDRRCSMEEVARICKKLSEQPPETFHEAVQSLWFLFVILHMESNASSFSPGRMDEYLGEYFDRDRREGRLSEQGALEIIECLWLKFNEIVYMRNANSAKFFAGFPIGFNIAIGGQDAEGNDFVNDLSFLLLKAQEHLGLPQPNLSVRLHEHTGDSLLKQAVKVVSMGSGMPQFFNDKAVIPSMEELGVATKEARDYAIVGCVELTTQGNNLGWSDAAMFNLNKALELTLTGGKCLLTGEQLAPNYGDLTTYGTFEELEAVFQRYLDEYMDLMVEACEAVEKAHIDLLPSPFLSSVIDECMKKGIDVTAGGARYNFSGIQMIQVANLADSLAAIKLLVFDKHKVDAGELLEALKNDFEGKEVLNTMLLNKVPKYGNDVDWVDQMGVKWAEYFKNRLSRYTNYRGGKYHTGMYTVSAHVPMGENVGASPDGRHARQPLADGGMSPVYGRDITGPTAVLKSVSKLDKNLTTNGGLLNMKFLPELFRTEQGINKFVLFLRAFVDLEIPHIQFNVVRKEDLIAAKRNPEQYRSLTIRVAGYTAYFTELADELQNEIIARTSYADI, from the coding sequence ATGGAGAATCTGATAATGACAGACCGTATCAGTATCCTGATGAAAAAGATGCTGGCAGAGCCAAGATATGCATCCATTGAGCAGGCAAAGATCATCACGGATACCTACAAGGCAAATGAAGAAAAACCGAGAATCATCCAGCGGGCATTGTCTTTAACGGCTGCATTAAAGCAGATGGAAATCCATGCTGAGCCGGAAGAACTGATTGTAGGTAACCGGACGGCCGGGGTACGGTATGGGGTTGTCTTTCCGGAAAGCGGAAGTACCTGGGTGGACCGGGAATTTGAAACCTTGCCAACCAGACCACAGGACAGATTTGGAGTCAGACAGGAAGACATTACATATTTCCGTGAGAAAATCACGCCTTACTGGAGGGGGAAGTCCTTAGAAGACGTGCTGCGGGAACGTTATGGAAAAGAAATCGATCATATTGCAAAGGTGGTAAAAATCAACCAGAAAGACCATGCCCAGGGCCATATATGCCCAAACTGTAAGGAATGGCTTCATAAAGGTCCGGCAGGAATTAAACAGGATGCGGATGACCGTTTAAGGATCGCTGGAAGGCAGCAGAGAGAATTTTTTGAAAGTGTGTCGATTGTAATGAGCGGATCTATTCATTTCATGCAGCGCTATCAAAAGCTTTTGCTGGACATGGCACAAGGGGAAGAGGATACAGACAGGCGGTGCAGCATGGAAGAAGTGGCACGCATCTGCAAAAAGCTTTCCGAACAGCCGCCGGAAACCTTCCATGAGGCAGTTCAGTCCTTATGGTTCCTTTTTGTGATCCTTCATATGGAATCCAATGCCTCTTCCTTTTCGCCGGGAAGGATGGATGAATACCTCGGGGAATATTTTGACCGGGACAGAAGAGAAGGGCGTCTTAGTGAACAGGGAGCATTGGAGATCATCGAGTGCCTTTGGCTGAAATTCAATGAGATCGTATATATGCGCAATGCTAACAGCGCCAAGTTTTTCGCAGGCTTTCCCATCGGATTTAATATTGCCATAGGCGGGCAGGATGCTGAGGGAAATGATTTCGTCAATGATCTCTCGTTTCTTTTGCTAAAGGCCCAGGAGCACTTAGGGCTTCCCCAGCCCAATCTTTCCGTAAGGCTCCATGAACATACGGGAGACTCTCTGTTAAAACAGGCGGTCAAGGTGGTTTCAATGGGAAGCGGCATGCCTCAGTTTTTCAATGATAAGGCGGTAATTCCATCCATGGAAGAACTGGGGGTGGCCACAAAGGAAGCCAGGGATTATGCCATTGTAGGCTGTGTGGAGTTAACTACCCAGGGAAACAATCTGGGCTGGAGCGATGCTGCCATGTTTAACTTAAACAAGGCTCTGGAACTGACTTTAACGGGAGGGAAATGTCTTCTGACCGGAGAACAGCTGGCCCCCAACTATGGGGACTTAACCACCTATGGAACCTTTGAAGAACTGGAAGCTGTATTTCAGAGATACTTAGATGAATACATGGATTTAATGGTAGAGGCATGTGAAGCGGTGGAAAAAGCTCATATAGACTTGCTGCCTTCCCCATTTCTGTCCTCCGTCATTGATGAATGCATGAAAAAGGGAATAGATGTAACTGCAGGAGGAGCACGTTACAACTTCTCCGGAATCCAGATGATTCAGGTAGCCAATTTAGCAGACAGTCTGGCTGCTATAAAGCTTCTTGTATTTGATAAACATAAAGTAGATGCCGGAGAGCTGCTGGAAGCGCTTAAAAATGATTTTGAAGGAAAAGAAGTGCTTAACACCATGCTTTTAAATAAAGTACCCAAATATGGCAATGATGTGGACTGGGTGGACCAGATGGGAGTCAAGTGGGCGGAATATTTTAAAAATCGCCTGTCCCGTTATACCAATTACAGAGGCGGAAAATACCATACCGGCATGTATACGGTTTCTGCTCATGTTCCCATGGGAGAGAATGTAGGGGCTTCCCCGGATGGAAGGCATGCAAGACAGCCCCTGGCTGATGGCGGAATGTCTCCTGTATATGGAAGGGATATCACGGGACCTACGGCGGTGCTGAAGTCCGTATCAAAACTGGACAAAAACCTGACCACAAACGGAGGGCTTCTTAACATGAAGTTTTTGCCGGAATTATTCCGGACAGAGCAGGGAATCAATAAGTTTGTCCTGTTTTTGCGGGCCTTTGTGGATCTGGAGATTCCTCATATCCAATTCAATGTGGTCCGGAAGGAAGATTTGATTGCGGCAAAAAGAAATCCGGAACAGTATCGAAGCCTTACCATCCGGGTTGCCGGGTATACCGCTTATTTTACGGAGCTTGCCGATGAACTTCAGAATGAAATCATCGCAAGGACCAGTTATGCGGATATCTGA
- a CDS encoding fructose-6-phosphate aldolase: protein MKFIIDDANIEKIKEVYDTFAVDGVTTNPSILAKNGKQPFETLREIREFIGPEAELHVQVVAADAGEMVEEAHRIQKELGRNTYVKIPTTKEGLKAMKALKKEGANVTATAIYTQMQAFLAGKTGADYAAPYVNRIDNLGANGVRTAKDIHDIFKKNGLKTEVLAASFKNSQQVLELCQYGVGASTISPDVIEGLIKNDSVTVAVSAFTKDFEGLCGAGRTMMDCM from the coding sequence ATGAAATTTATTATTGATGATGCAAACATTGAGAAGATTAAAGAGGTATACGACACATTTGCAGTAGATGGCGTTACGACCAATCCCAGCATTCTGGCGAAAAACGGTAAGCAGCCCTTTGAGACCCTGAGGGAAATACGTGAATTTATTGGGCCGGAAGCGGAGCTGCATGTACAGGTGGTTGCAGCAGATGCAGGGGAAATGGTTGAGGAGGCTCACAGGATCCAAAAGGAGCTCGGAAGGAATACCTATGTGAAGATCCCTACCACAAAAGAAGGCCTGAAAGCCATGAAAGCTCTGAAAAAAGAAGGGGCCAATGTGACAGCCACGGCCATCTACACCCAGATGCAGGCATTTTTAGCAGGAAAAACCGGGGCAGACTATGCTGCACCGTATGTAAACCGGATCGATAATCTTGGAGCAAATGGCGTGAGGACGGCCAAAGACATCCACGACATTTTCAAGAAAAATGGGTTAAAGACAGAAGTACTGGCAGCCAGCTTCAAGAATTCCCAGCAGGTCCTGGAGCTTTGCCAGTATGGGGTCGGCGCGTCTACGATTTCTCCGGATGTCATAGAGGGGCTGATTAAAAATGATTCTGTAACGGTGGCGGTAAGCGCCTTTACCAAGGATTTTGAAGGACTGTGCGGTGCAGGCAGGACCATGATGGACTGCATGTAA
- the murQ gene encoding N-acetylmuramic acid 6-phosphate etherase, producing MCNIEKLTTESINESTLNIDRLESLEIVTLINNEDKKVAEAIEKVLPQIAEAVDGIVERFKKGGRIIYCGAGSSGRMGTLDAVELTPTYSVSPTRAFGLLAGGDKAMYTAVEGAEDSEELAVEDLKRVKLTADDCVIGIAASGRTPYTKAALEFGKQTGAFTISVTCNQDSAMAKIADISIAPVVGPEVINGSTRMKAGTAQKMVVNMLSTGAMIRLGKVYRNYMVHVQPTNEKLVKRAVKMIVDLTGAKEELALKVFYEADKDVAAAIVMIECGCRKEQAREALLESGGQVRKAIAAMKNGV from the coding sequence ATGTGCAATATAGAAAAGCTTACAACGGAATCAATCAATGAATCCACCCTAAACATTGACAGGTTGGAATCATTGGAAATCGTTACATTAATAAATAATGAAGACAAAAAAGTGGCTGAAGCCATAGAAAAGGTGCTCCCCCAAATCGCGGAAGCAGTGGATGGGATTGTAGAGCGTTTCAAAAAAGGCGGACGGATCATTTACTGCGGTGCAGGATCGTCCGGCCGTATGGGCACTCTGGATGCAGTGGAACTGACTCCCACTTACAGCGTATCCCCGACCCGGGCCTTTGGCCTTCTTGCTGGCGGTGATAAGGCCATGTATACAGCGGTGGAGGGGGCAGAAGATTCAGAAGAACTGGCAGTGGAGGACTTAAAACGGGTGAAGCTTACGGCCGATGATTGTGTGATCGGCATTGCTGCCAGTGGAAGGACTCCTTACACAAAGGCGGCCCTGGAATTCGGAAAACAAACAGGTGCCTTTACCATTTCTGTCACCTGCAATCAGGACAGCGCCATGGCAAAGATCGCGGATATATCCATTGCTCCGGTAGTGGGACCAGAGGTAATCAACGGATCCACCAGGATGAAGGCAGGAACCGCTCAGAAAATGGTAGTTAATATGCTTTCCACCGGAGCCATGATAAGGCTTGGAAAGGTATACCGGAACTATATGGTTCATGTGCAGCCTACCAATGAAAAGCTTGTGAAGCGGGCGGTTAAGATGATCGTAGACTTAACTGGTGCGAAAGAGGAGCTGGCTCTCAAAGTGTTTTATGAGGCAGATAAGGATGTGGCCGCTGCCATTGTGATGATCGAATGTGGCTGCAGAAAAGAACAGGCAAGGGAAGCCCTTTTAGAATCCGGTGGTCAGGTGAGGAAAGCAATTGCAGCTATGAAAAATGGAGTTTAG
- a CDS encoding HD domain-containing protein, with translation MAEEKNNMEELFQQIDYHLLHDERPSEYLEQISKEPWFMDYPFSMLGKMKETPQSKRYHPEGSVWNHTMMVVDQSAEQKNKSKDARILMWAALLHDIGKPVVTKIRKDKITAYNHDSEGEHLTEDFLSCFSDDAMWIGAVAKLVRYHMHILYVTESLPFGDIEGMKRETDIDEVALLGLCDRIGRGGSDPEDEAKAVRLFLKKMRKV, from the coding sequence ATGGCAGAGGAAAAAAATAATATGGAAGAACTGTTCCAACAGATAGATTATCATTTACTTCATGATGAACGTCCATCGGAATATCTGGAACAAATCAGCAAGGAACCGTGGTTTATGGATTACCCATTTTCCATGCTTGGCAAGATGAAGGAAACTCCGCAGTCAAAACGATATCATCCGGAAGGAAGCGTATGGAATCATACGATGATGGTAGTGGATCAGTCGGCGGAACAGAAGAATAAGAGTAAAGATGCCCGAATCTTGATGTGGGCGGCACTACTTCATGATATCGGCAAACCGGTGGTGACGAAAATCCGAAAAGATAAAATTACCGCATATAATCATGATTCTGAGGGGGAACATCTCACGGAGGATTTCTTGTCTTGTTTTTCCGACGATGCCATGTGGATCGGGGCAGTCGCAAAACTGGTTCGGTATCATATGCACATTTTGTATGTGACAGAAAGTCTTCCTTTCGGCGATATCGAAGGCATGAAGCGGGAGACAGATATCGATGAAGTTGCACTGCTTGGGCTTTGCGACCGGATCGGAAGGGGTGGAAGCGACCCGGAAGATGAAGCAAAGGCGGTCAGGTTATTTCTTAAGAAAATGCGGAAAGTATGA
- a CDS encoding RNA polymerase sigma factor, with protein MQEALRSEQINKQAGRLMESYGNSVLRLAYSYLHNMSDAEDVLQDTLIQFLRTQPQFETTEHEKAWFLRVAINISKNKITYNKIRKTDELSETLAIAETEDLSFVWDAVKQLPAKYSEVVHLYYHEGYSTAQIASLLSKNDATVRSLLKRARMKLKDVLKEVYDLEE; from the coding sequence ATGCAGGAAGCGTTGCGATCCGAACAGATTAACAAGCAGGCCGGGCGCTTGATGGAATCCTATGGGAACAGCGTTCTGCGCCTTGCTTACTCTTATCTCCACAATATGAGCGATGCAGAGGACGTATTGCAGGATACCTTGATACAGTTCCTTAGAACTCAGCCCCAGTTTGAGACAACAGAGCATGAAAAAGCATGGTTTTTGCGTGTTGCAATTAATATCAGCAAAAATAAGATAACCTATAACAAAATCCGAAAAACAGATGAATTAAGCGAAACGTTGGCGATTGCCGAAACCGAGGACCTGTCTTTTGTATGGGATGCTGTAAAGCAACTGCCAGCCAAGTACAGTGAGGTTGTTCACCTTTACTACCATGAGGGATACTCTACGGCTCAAATTGCTTCGTTGTTATCAAAAAATGACGCAACTGTCCGCTCCTTGCTGAAAAGGGCAAGAATGAAGCTTAAAGATGTGCTGAAGGAGGTGTATGACCTTGAAGAATAA
- a CDS encoding histidine phosphatase family protein, whose translation MKLILIRHGEPDYSIDSLTEKGWKEADLLSERISKLSVSAFYCSPLGRAKDTAKATMQALHTEAEILPWLREFHAPVNNGAGETKTIPWDFMPGYWTNQKELYDRDLWFENERMKTGPVKEEYEKVAAGLDEILKKHGYQREGGMYRAIPGSDDTIVLFCHFGVICVMLSHLLGIPAPLLWHGFFLAPSSVTTLETEERIEGEAYFRCKGMGDTAHLYVKDEPSSNAGFFPR comes from the coding sequence ATGAAGCTAATTCTAATAAGACACGGAGAACCAGACTATTCCATTGACTCTCTCACAGAAAAAGGCTGGAAAGAGGCAGATTTGCTTTCCGAAAGGATCAGCAAACTTTCTGTTTCCGCTTTTTACTGCTCACCTCTTGGAAGAGCAAAGGATACTGCAAAAGCAACAATGCAGGCACTCCATACTGAGGCAGAGATTCTGCCCTGGCTTAGAGAATTCCATGCTCCGGTTAATAATGGGGCCGGAGAAACCAAAACCATACCATGGGATTTTATGCCCGGATACTGGACAAACCAGAAGGAGCTTTATGACAGGGATTTATGGTTTGAAAATGAGAGGATGAAAACAGGGCCTGTAAAAGAAGAATATGAAAAAGTAGCTGCCGGACTAGATGAAATATTAAAGAAACATGGGTATCAGAGGGAAGGCGGAATGTATCGGGCGATTCCGGGGAGTGATGATACCATCGTCCTGTTCTGCCATTTTGGTGTGATCTGCGTTATGCTGTCCCATTTGCTGGGAATTCCGGCTCCTCTATTATGGCATGGTTTTTTTCTGGCACCTTCATCGGTCACCACACTGGAGACAGAAGAGAGGATAGAGGGGGAGGCTTATTTCCGATGTAAGGGAATGGGAGACACGGCTCATTTATATGTGAAAGACGAGCCATCTTCAAACGCCGGTTTTTTTCCAAGATAA